Within Coprothermobacter sp., the genomic segment CTGGGTGGTTTCTGACATCAACCCGCGATGAATCAGTTCTCTTTGGGGGCAACCGACAGTCTGGCGGCGGGGTGACCCAGACCGAAGACAGGTCGCCTTGCAGATGAGTCCTCCGGTGCCGTCCGTTCACGCGCTCGCCCACTTGACAACAAAACGATCCCTAAGATAATTATCCCAGTAGGTTTCGGTTGTTCTCTTTGACGCTGGCACACGGACCGCAAGGTCATCGAAGTGACAGCGCGTGAAGACGGAGCAGATTAGCTCCCAGTCTCTGTGGTCGCCGTGGCGGCCATCACCCATGTTCTGTCTGCCCTGCTTTCGGCTTTTCTTGAACCTGCATGATTGAGCTGTCTTGTTCATATGGAACGATGGTCATTCGATTCTGGCGAACTAGAAGAATACATTGCGACATGGCTCTCCTTGGCTCGCGAAGGCGAAATTCCAATCAAGGAGATGGAGGGGTCAACAATGAAGAAACTACTTTCTGTATTGCTCGTGCTGGTTCTGGCCACCGTCCTGGCCATGCCAGGAGTATCGACTGTTAGTGCCGCCACGGCCAGCATGACCGTGGTGAGCGATGATATTGGGACCGACATCGCCATTACCAAGGTCTATAACAAGGCGGGAGGGATCACCTCGGTCGTCGACCGTAGCAGTTCACCGCTCCCGGTCGTCAGGGCTTCCGAGCCGTACGTCTACGCGGCGGAGCCACCCGATGCTACCGGCACGGTCTGGGACACCGGCATCGCGTGGTTCCAGGCGAACGGATCTTCAGCCGACTGGATCTGGGAGACCCGTCTTTCCAATGGCCCGGCAAGCTATTCGCCGGCTGACCCCCTGTTTGACCCACTTGCTGACGTCAATGGGCGGGTCGTACTGTTTCGGACGGCATTCACCGTCCCTGGCAACCCGGTCACCGCGACTCTTCGAGTCGCCGCGGACAACGGCTACGAAGTATGGGTGAACAACGGTACCCACTACCGCAGCCCGGCTCTGAGTGGGGCAGGGTGGGAGATGTCGAATCTGCGTGAGGGGAGCCTGCCCGGTTCCGCCTGGAAGAGTCTTGGTACGTATTCATCTCTTGTTGTAGACCTTGTCAGCGGCACCAACACGCTGTATGTCTTGGCGGGTAACGAGTACTACGCGCCTGACGACGGCAACTATGGAACACCAGCATGGTACAACAACCCCGGCGCCACCATCTTCCAGCTGGACGTAGAATACCAGGCGACCGGCTACACGCACACATGGGGGTACTGGAAGACACACTCGTCACGCGGACCTGCACCATACGATGATACTTGGGCGATTCTGGGTGAGAACACCCCGTTCTTCCTTAGCGGAAAGACATACTTCGGCGTTCTGCAGGAGAACGTCAGCGGTGGAGACGCCTACTACCAGCTTGCTCACCAATACGTCGCGGCGAAACTCGATACGCTGGATGGAGCGTGGATGCGCGGAGACGTTCAGACTGCCTTTGATCAGGCGACAGCACTGCTCAGCCTCTACACGCCCGCCGAAGTCATGAGTTTCAAGAAGGGGTTACCTGCTCAGAAGGCTATTTTCACGCAGTTTAATCAGCTTGCCGGCATCTTGGACGCGTACAACAACGGCAACATGGGGACTCCTCATGCTCCCTAGCCTCTAGACGCGATACGCGCATGTTTCTTCCGGGGCGGGGATAGCACCCCGCCCTTTCTGCTTCCAGGACAGCATCTCAACTTATCGGCGAGAAGAAGGAGTCCGTTGTCCAGTACGTCGAACTGACGGCTGGACGTCATCCAGTGTGTTCATTTGAGCGGGCGGGAAGGTCGTACCTTACCTGAACCGTCCTTGCAGGTCAACGTCAGGTATGAAGCGGAAAATGAGAGATGGTTCGTACGACGAGCGGCGGCAGGAAAGCCAGGGGGCGTTTTGAATATGGACGGTAGGGGTAGCTTGACAGACTGCAGGTCGGCGGACAACGAGACTGGATCGGCATCCCTGCCCCGTATTTCGGTGATTACGCCTGTCAGGAATGGCAATCCCTATCTGCTGGACCTCTTGGAGAGTGTACAGAAGCAGGACTACCCATTTGTTGAGCACATCGTCATCGACGATGGATCGGATGATGGAGGTTGGACGCTGCAAACGCTCCAGGCATCGGCCGGCATCCGGTGGTGGGGTCACCCCAACTGTGGTCAGTACCCCACTCAGAACGAAGGACTCAGGGCGGCAACTGGGGATTTGGTGACGATCATCTGTGCCGACGACATGTATGCGGGCTCGGGTGCGCTGTCCGCCGTTGCGCGCGCTTGGCATCCTGGAGTCAAGGTGTTGTATGGTGACAGTCTCGAACTGGATGCCGGCGGTGCACCCTTGCCCTATCAGGTTACGGGACATGGGCCGCTGTTTTCCAGCGATCTCCTGACGTGGTGCGTTGTCCGACACAGTTCGGTGTTCATCGATCGACAGTTCGTCATGAACAGGAGACTCTGGTTCGATGAGTCCTTTCACCTCTGTGGCGATTGGGAATGGCTGATACGCGTATTCGCAGCAGCGAGGGACGACATACTCTATGTCCCGGGGAGGCTTGGGGCGTACAGGAATCATGCACTGCAGACCTCGCAGCAATCGTGGTACGCGAAATCGGTCGATACAGAGCGCATGAGAGTGTTTGCTATGTACGGTGGCAGTGTCACCGCCTATCGTTACGCCATGCGGAGCACGGTATGGCCGCGTCGCTGGCAGAAAGCGCGCGGCCTGATGCGTGCAGGCGATCTCCGTGCGGTCTGCAGATGGCTGTTGGCAGCAGTCAAACGCTGCCTTGCGGTCAGGACGAGCGCGTAGGCAGCATGGTGAAGCTTCCATCGTGTTCTGCGAGCTGTTGCTTCAAATGCCAGACTCGACCGCAGGTGGATGACTTGCAGAGGGAGAGGCCCCGTGAATGAGGTCATGAGCAGCAGGACGAGAGTCGTTGTCCTGGGGTCGCGCGGACTGGCCGGCCACATGATTCTGGACTACTTGTCGAGAATAGACCACTTTGAGGTGGTCGGCATCGACCGCGGGCCTGCATCTCGTTTTGTTCAGATTCGCGCTGACGTCGAGAGTTCGAGCCGGCTTCTGTCTGTGCTGACGGCGGTGAAACCGGCAGTTGTCGTCAACTGCATAGGTGTTTTGAATGCCGCTGCAGATGCTGACCTCAGGCGTGCTATCCTGCTGAACAGCTATTTGCCATACGAATTGGCAGCCTGGGGAGACGGCCTCGGCTTCAAGCTCATTCACCTGAGCACCGATTGCGTCTTTGCTGGGAACACCGGTGACTACACTGAAACAGCTGTGCCGGACGGTACGACTGCTTACGCGCGCACGAAGATGTTGGGAGAAGTACAATCGGGCCGTCACCTGACATTTCGGACGTCCATCGTCGGTCCCGAGATCCGACCAGACGGGAACGGACTCCTGGAGTGGTTTCTTCGGCAAACCGGAGTTGTGCCGGGGTATGCCGGTGTCCAGTGGACCGGCGTCACATCACTGGTTCTGGCAAGAGCGGTGGAGGCAGCCATCTCGTCTGATCTGTGTGGACTGTATCACCTGGTCTCGGACACGTCAATCTCGAAATATCGGCTGTTGAAGGAAATGGCCAGAGCCTTCGGCGTACACGGGATCCGGATTGTCAGACAGCAGAGACCTCACAGCCGTCGGACTCTCATCTGTACGAGGACGGATTTCGACTTCCGGGTTCCGGACTACCGCTCCATGCTGGAGG encodes:
- a CDS encoding NAD(P)-dependent oxidoreductase, giving the protein MTCRGRGPVNEVMSSRTRVVVLGSRGLAGHMILDYLSRIDHFEVVGIDRGPASRFVQIRADVESSSRLLSVLTAVKPAVVVNCIGVLNAAADADLRRAILLNSYLPYELAAWGDGLGFKLIHLSTDCVFAGNTGDYTETAVPDGTTAYARTKMLGEVQSGRHLTFRTSIVGPEIRPDGNGLLEWFLRQTGVVPGYAGVQWTGVTSLVLARAVEAAISSDLCGLYHLVSDTSISKYRLLKEMARAFGVHGIRIVRQQRPHSRRTLICTRTDFDFRVPDYRSMLEELARTVEDWPELRWSLH